A single genomic interval of Corvus cornix cornix isolate S_Up_H32 chromosome 1, ASM73873v5, whole genome shotgun sequence harbors:
- the LOC120409619 gene encoding LOW QUALITY PROTEIN: nectin-3-like (The sequence of the model RefSeq protein was modified relative to this genomic sequence to represent the inferred CDS: deleted 2 bases in 1 codon), protein MAFPGAQLHGGNVPRVRAKHIKKGKWRSVDQSLVSEHTAKMMMVTCLLLSSIWTVAPASVQVMNRKVQSVQAGGNVTFSCRSVTKEDVIQVTWQKETDGAEDNIATYSTMNGQKIAKAYVSHVSFAHSELQASAISLHGVTLQDEGCYKCIFNTFPSGAVTGRMCLKVYAISDPKVETKLILSPDKAEDSEKMVGMSCSATGKPAPKITWHLPSILQQKPREYHIKFSNQTVTVISNFTHTHSKILQEYPITCVIQHPSLNVTLALPTDSLEPGPDSSMVPAIAIAVGVLVPLTSLLLLTCLLYPCLRHLHGPEGNPAWPCWVGLPFLRVLPGSPPQVMGLSTVTWLSPATPGLPAHCPSLAEPGLEMDTGISPQPDSWEAET, encoded by the exons ATGGCCTTTCCTGGAGCTCAG CTGCATGGAGGGAATGTCCCGAGAGTAAGAGCAAAGCATATAAAAAAGGGGAAGTGGCGCTCAGTGGATCAGTCGCTCGTCTCA GAGCACACAGCTAAGATGATGATGGTCACttgcctgctcctctccagcatCTGGACCGTTGCTCCAG CCTCTGTGCAGGTGATGAACAGAAAGGTCCAGTCAGTCCAGGCAGGAGGAAATGTTACGTTTTCATGCCGGTCAGTCACGAAAGAAGATGTGATACAGGTGACCTGGCAGAAGGAGACAGATGGGGCTGAAGACAACATAGCAACTTACAGTACGATGAACGGCCAAAAGATAGCCAAGGCCTATGTCAGCCATGTGAGCTTTGCCCACAGCGAGTTACAAGCCTCGGCCATCTCCCTTCATGGAGTCACCCTCCAAGATGAAGGATGCTACAAATGCATCTTCAACACATTTCCCTCGGGGGCTGTCACCGGCAGGATGTGTCTCAAGGTTTATG CCATCTCAGACCCCAAAGTGGAAACTAAGCTTATACTCAGTCCAGACAAAGCTGAGGACTCTGAGAAAATGGTGGGGATGAGCTGCTCAGCAACAGGGAAACCAGCTCCAAAAATAACCTGGCACCTtcccagcatcctgcagcagaaaCCAAGGGAGTACCACATAAAGTTCAGCAACCAGACTGTGACTGTCATCAGCAATTTTACCCACACCCACTCCAAAATCCTTCAGGAGTACCCCATCACCTGTGTGATCCAACACCCTTCTCTAAATGTGACCCTGGCCCTGCCCACAGACAGCCTGGAGCCAG GTCCAGACAGCAGCATGGTACCGGCCATTGCCATTGCAGTGGGGGTCCTGGTCCCCCTGacctcccttctccttctcacCTGCCTTCTCTACCCCTGCCTCAGGCACCTACATGGCCCAGAGGGAAACCCAGCCTGGCCATGCTGGGTAGGTCTGCCTTTCCTCAGGGTGCTGCCGGGGTCACCCCCACAGGTCATGGGGCTCAGTACCGTGACCTGGCTCTCCCCAGCCACACCAGGGCTGCCTGCACACTGCCCAAGCCTGGCTGAACCTGGGCTGGAGATGGACACAGGAATTAGCCCCCAGCCAGacagctgggaagcagaaaCCTGA